TATGGAACTTGGAAATGGTGGATTCTTAGGAACTTCGATGATCTTGAAGGAACGAACCTCTATTAAAGCACGTTTTCCATCTATCTCCTTAATTCTTGCAATATACTCCATATAATCCCCTGCAAATGAA
This is a stretch of genomic DNA from Maledivibacter sp.. It encodes these proteins:
- a CDS encoding acyl-CoA hydrolase; the protein is SFAGDYMEYIARIKEIDGKRALIEVRSFKIIEVPKNPPFPSSIDVLPDPPLSTVVQFVYEAY